From the Phorcysia thermohydrogeniphila genome, the window TGATAGGGTCTTTTATATGTCCAGCTATTCCTCTTACTTCCGGATGCTTGGGATTCCCCAAGATTAGGACAGGATAACCCTCCTTCTCTAACTTCGTAACTTTGTCGTGAATCTCTTTTACGAAAGGACAAGTAGCATCAACTATTTCAAGCCCTTTTTCCTTCAGGTAGTTGAAAACTTGAGGAGCAACGCCGTGGGAACGAATTATTACAGTATTCCCCGTCTCTAACGCCTCCATATCCTCAACAAAGTCCATTCCAAGGGCTTTAAGCCTTTCTATTTCTCTCTTGTTATGGATAAGTTCCCCAAGACAGTAGGCCTTTCCTTTCCCTTTTTTGGCGGCCTCAACTGCAATGTTTACAGCTCTCTTCACTCCCCAACAAAAGCCAGCGCTCTTTGCTACCCTAATTTTCACGCCTTTAGCTCCTTTATCCTTTCCATAAGTATATCAGCCGCCTTCTGGTAGTTCTCCTTCTTGTCCTCTAAATCTATGCGGAAAGGCTTCCCAAACTTTATCGTAACATCCGGAAGACCTGAAAAAAGTTTCTCTTTTCCTATCACTTTCTCGCTTCCTTCTATAAGGCAGGGAACTACAGGAACCTTTGCCTTTAAAGCTACCATCCCTGCCCCCCACTTAGGCCTTAAAAATTTGCCCGCTGGAGCTCTCTGCCCTTCCGGAAAGATACATACGAGCTCCCCTTTTCCAAGCACTTCTAAGGCGGTTTTTAAAGCTTTTAGGTCAACTTTACCCCTCTTTACAGGAAAAGCGTTTCCCCAGTGCTTTATAAGAGTTGAAAGTAGTGGAGTCTCAAAGAGCTCCGCCTTTGCCATAAAGAAAACGGGCCTTTTTTTAACAGCAAAGGCCACAAGGGGAGGGTCAAGGTAGCTCCTGTGGTTAGCTACAAGAAGGACGCTTCCAGTAGCTGGTATATTTTCTCTTCCATAGACTTTCAGCCTACAGAAAGTTGCTATAAACCTTGCAACGCTATGAAGCCAGACCCAGTAAGCAACTTTTTTCTTAACCCAAGGATAGTTTGCGGTGAGAGCTTCCATAGGGCTATTTTATCAAATACAAAACCAGAACGTACTTTCAAGAGGTAAAGATGGAGATTTACCACCCACCGGTAATGCTCAAAGAAGCTATTGAATACTTAAAGGCAGAAGAGGGCGGAATTTTCGTTGACGCCACCCTTGGCGGAGGAGGCCACACAGAAGCTATCCTCAAAGCAAACCCAAAAAACAGAGTCATCGCCATAGATAGGGACGAAGAGGCCATAGAGAGAGCTCTTAAAAGACTTGAACCCTTCGGGAATAGGATTTCCATCTACCACGCCAACTTCTCACAGATAGGCGAGGTTCTTGAATCTGAGGGAGTTGAGAAAGTTAACGGAGTTCTCTTTGACCTTGGCGTTTCCCACTTCCACCTTAGAGGAGAAAGGGGCTTTACCGTCTGGAAGGAACAACCCCTTGATATGAGGATGGACAGGAGACAGAAGTTAACCGCTAAGGATGTTGTTAACGAACTGTCAGAAAAAGAGCTTGCAGAGATAATCTTTAAGTATGGAGAAGAACGTTTTGCAAGGAAAATTGCAAAAGAGATAGTTAGAAAGAGGAAGATAAAACCCATTGAGACAACGACGGAACTTGCAAAAATTGTAGAGGATGTAATCCCAAAGAAACTCTGGGCTGGAAAGAAAAAACACCCGGCGATAAAGACATTTCAGGCGATAAGAATCTACGTGAATAAAGAGTTTGAGGAAATAGAACAGGGAATACCCGCCGCAGCAGAGCACTTATCCTGCGGGGGCAGGATAGTCGTCATAACGTTTCATTCGCTTGAGGACAGGCTCGTTAAGAACATCTTAAGAAGCCTTGAGGGCTTTAAGGTAATAACCAAAAAACCCCTTGAACCGACAGAAGAAGAGCTAAAAGAAAACCCCGCAGCCCGGAGCGCAAAACTAAGAGCTGTTGAAAAGGGAACAGAATAAGGGTTAAAGCTACTTTCAGGGTATCCTTCCAGAGCATCAGAATTTCCAGAGCTCTTCAAGTTCCCTATTAACAGCGTAAGGCTTTATGCACTTTTCATAAAACTCCTTTAGTTCCCAAAGGTCTATCCCGTGGTTGACGCAAAAATCCCAAATTGTTTCCACACTATTGTCGGTAAAGAAGTCTATGAGCTGTAATAGCTTACTTTCCTCAATTTTGCGCGTTTTAACAGCCTCCACTACATCACAAGCACTTATCCAGTGTTCTTCTTTAAAGGAAGAGTTAGCCGTAGCTAAGGCAAGGTCTGTCAGCTTACCCATCCAATTCCTCTTCTATTCTCGCACCCTCCCTGTCAACGTCAAGGATAAGGTAGCGGGACTCTATGCCGAGGGAGTCAAAGACGTTGCACATGGCCTTTCCGATTTCGTCAAAGTTCTTGTCTGCTAAAGCTCCTATACAGCTTCCTGCACCTGAAAGGTAAACGGCGTAAGCTCCTGCCTTGTAACCTTCTGAAAGAATCTCCCAGAAGGAGGGAATGAGGTCACAGCGGTAGGGCTGGTGAACCCTGTCCTTAACGGCCTCTTTTAAGAGTCCAAAGTCTTTCTTCTGGAGAGCTCCAAGGAGAAGAGAAACCCTCTGGATGTTAAAGATAACGTCTTTTCTGTCGTACTTTTCTGGAAGGACGGAGCGGGATTCCTCAGTTGAGAGGAAGAGCTCTGGAACTACAATGATAACTTTTAACTCTTCTGGCCAGTCAAGCTTTATGTAGGAAAGGTCTCCGTTTGTTGCAGCAACTACAAAGCCTCCGGTGTATGCCGGGAGAACGTTGTCCGGATGGGGCTCAAACTTAAAGGCAACGTCAATTACCTCTGGGAGAGAGAGCTCCTTCCCCGATATCTTCTCCGCAGCCAGTATCCCTCCAACGATTGCTGTTGCAGAGCTCCCAAGTCCCCTTCCTAAGGGAATCCTGTTGACGAGCTTAACTTTTATGGGCCGATTTAAACCTAAGTACTCCATAGTGCTCCTGTAGGCTCTTAAGAAGAGGTTGGTCTCGTCTTTTGGGAGCTCCTCAGCTCCTTCTCCCTCTATCTCAACCGAGTAAAAATCAGAAGGCTCAACGATAAAGTCGTTATAGAGGGTAAGGGCAAGCCCTAAGGCATCAAACCCCGGACCGAGGTTACTTGTAGACGCAGGAACAGAAACTTTAAACTTCATCTTTTACTCCTTCCTATCGTCGTACTCAATCACAACGTCGGGTTCGGGAGCGGGTAGTTTTCCTACGGGCTTAGTTATCTCAAACTCTCCGCTCTTTATCCACTCTTTAAGGATGTTGGCTATCTCCCTCGCCTTATAGTAAGAAGAGAGAGGAGACGTAGGAACTTTCTTACCCTCAACCTCTATGAAGCCCCTGCGGAGCTCCCCGTAACTCACGTACTTTATCGGCTTGATGTTTCCTGAAGGATAGTCCACAGAGTAGTCTACAACCGGAGCAAAGATTTCATCGTCTCTCACAGACGTGTAGTAGGCAATCCTTTCGTTGAGAATAGGTATCGGAATTCCTATACCAACAAAGAGAGAAACGCCGTAGCCCAAGAAGGAAGCTGCCTTTATAAAGTCCGTTGACATCTGCTTCATATCACCAACTGTCATAATCGTTCCAGAACCTGACATAGGTTGACCTTTCTTACTTCTCTTTACCCCAAAGGGAGCGTGTTGCGTTCCGTGGAAAGCTATATAACCAATGCCGCCCCCTAAGAATATCTTCGTTCCAATTCCTATAGTCTCAAAGAATGGGTCGTTTAAGAGGGGGCTTAGCTGTCCCGCACTGGAGTAAGTGGCATTCCCGAGGTTGGGTTTTAAAGTTCCCATATAGGTGTAAATAGTGCGGGAGGACCTGTTAACTGCCACGTTGTAGTTCTGATAGGCGTTTCTCGGATTACAAAGGATTGCCTCGTTTATGTTCTTTATGTTAATAAGCTTCTTTATCTCCCTCCTTGGATAACAGTCCGTCCCGTAAGCGTAGGCCTCAAGCTCTATGTCCTCACCGGCTATGAGTTCTTCAATAACGTGAGCTCCACCGTACTCAAACCTTCCGGGGTAAACCTCGTTCCTCGGGTCGTTCTCCGGTAGAGCTGTTGCACCGATGTAGAGGTCAACGGCGGCAAGTCCTCCGTATGCAGGAACTCCGTTAAGGTAAATTTCCTCCATCTTCATTCTTGGTTTCGTATGGCCGACGTTGAGGAAAGCTCCAGAAGAACACATTGCTCCAAAGGTTCCAGTCGTTACAATGTCAATCTCTTCAGCCGCCTTAACAACCCCGAGCTCTTCAACTATCTCTATCATCTCCTCGGCGGTAACAACTACCGCCTCACCTCTCCTTATCTTCTCGTTTATCTCCTCGTAGGTCTTTACTACCTTAAACTGCTCTCTCTCCATTTACTCTACCCCTGTCCTCTGGAGTTCCTCTTTTTCCTCTTCGCTCAGAGGCCTTATCTCTATCACCTATTGGCTCCGCGATGAGGTCAACGTTACTTGCAAGATCCGTTACAACTGCTTTTACTATTTCGCCGGGACGGAAATGTCCTTTTAAATATATGATTCCATCTATCTCATAGGCGTTCCTGTAGCTCCTTGCCTCTACAAATCCCGGCATCTCCTCACTCTTTCCGTCAACTATTAGTTCAAACCCTTTTCCCACAAGCTCTCTGTGCTTTTTCTCGTATATCCAGAACTGAGTCTCCTCTAAGAGGTTAAGCCTTGACTCTTTCAGTTCTTCTGGAAGGTCTCCGAGCCTGTAAGCTGCAGTTCCTTCCTCACGGGAGTACTTGAAAAAGCCCGCCCAGTCAAATTCCACGTCTTTTATAAAGGAGTGGAGCTCTTCAAATTCTTTTTCACCTTCGGTAGGGAAACCGACTATGAAGGTGGTCCTGATAGCTATCCCCGGAATTCTCTTGCGGAGCTTCTCTATCAGTTCTTCAGCGTAACGCCTTGTGTATTTCCTGCCCATTGAGGCAAGAACTTTATCGTTTATGTGCTGGAGGGGAACGTCAATGTACTTAACGATTTTCTCTGAGTCTGCAATCAGGTCAATGAGAGAGTCAGTTATGTGAGAAGGGTAGGTGTACATAAGCCGTATCCACCTTATGCCTTCTACCTTTTCCAGTTTCTTTAGGAGTTTAACGAACCCTTCCCTCTCGTTTCTATCGTGGAGGTAGGCCGTAGTGTCCTGAGCTATGACGTAGAGCTCCTTTACCCCTTTATCTGCCAGAATCTTGGCTTCCTCCACAAGTTCTTCAATAGGCCTGCTCCTTAAAGGTCCTCTAATAAGAGGAATGGCACAGTAAGCACAGGCGTTTGAACACCCCTCAGAAATTTTGAGGTAGGCAAGGTGCTTAGGGGTAAGAACCTCCCTTAAGAGGTAAGGCTTCGCGGCAGCAAATTTCCTGTTGAGTATTTTTTCAACGCTTCTTTCTATCTCATCAATGCCTAAGAAAGCGTCAACCTCAGGGAGCTCTTTTTTTAGCTCCTCCTTGTACCTCTGGTAGAGACAGCCAGCGACTATAACCCTTTTTTCGGGGTCTTCTTTCTTCTCCTCAATCGCCGTAAGGATTTCGTCTATGGACTCCTCTTTGGCTGGCTGGATAAAGCCGCACGTATTGATAATTATTATGTCGGCCTCCTTTAAGTCCCCAACGAAAACAACATCTCCCGTACTTTTAAGGAGACCTACAATGTTTTCAGTATCAACCCAGTTCTTGGGACATCCCAAGCTTATGACCGCAACCTTTTTCTTCAAGTGTCCTCTCCTTTGAGGAGTTCAAAAAAGTTAAACAACTTCAATCAAGTTCCCTTCCTTAATCTTACCAGCTTCCTG encodes:
- a CDS encoding homocysteine biosynthesis protein → MEREQFKVVKTYEEINEKIRRGEAVVVTAEEMIEIVEELGVVKAAEEIDIVTTGTFGAMCSSGAFLNVGHTKPRMKMEEIYLNGVPAYGGLAAVDLYIGATALPENDPRNEVYPGRFEYGGAHVIEELIAGEDIELEAYAYGTDCYPRREIKKLINIKNINEAILCNPRNAYQNYNVAVNRSSRTIYTYMGTLKPNLGNATYSSAGQLSPLLNDPFFETIGIGTKIFLGGGIGYIAFHGTQHAPFGVKRSKKGQPMSGSGTIMTVGDMKQMSTDFIKAASFLGYGVSLFVGIGIPIPILNERIAYYTSVRDDEIFAPVVDYSVDYPSGNIKPIKYVSYGELRRGFIEVEGKKVPTSPLSSYYKAREIANILKEWIKSGEFEITKPVGKLPAPEPDVVIEYDDRKE
- a CDS encoding lysophospholipid acyltransferase family protein; its protein translation is MEALTANYPWVKKKVAYWVWLHSVARFIATFCRLKVYGRENIPATGSVLLVANHRSYLDPPLVAFAVKKRPVFFMAKAELFETPLLSTLIKHWGNAFPVKRGKVDLKALKTALEVLGKGELVCIFPEGQRAPAGKFLRPKWGAGMVALKAKVPVVPCLIEGSEKVIGKEKLFSGLPDVTIKFGKPFRIDLEDKKENYQKAADILMERIKELKA
- the rsmH gene encoding 16S rRNA (cytosine(1402)-N(4))-methyltransferase RsmH, translating into MEIYHPPVMLKEAIEYLKAEEGGIFVDATLGGGGHTEAILKANPKNRVIAIDRDEEAIERALKRLEPFGNRISIYHANFSQIGEVLESEGVEKVNGVLFDLGVSHFHLRGERGFTVWKEQPLDMRMDRRQKLTAKDVVNELSEKELAEIIFKYGEERFARKIAKEIVRKRKIKPIETTTELAKIVEDVIPKKLWAGKKKHPAIKTFQAIRIYVNKEFEEIEQGIPAAAEHLSCGGRIVVITFHSLEDRLVKNILRSLEGFKVITKKPLEPTEEELKENPAARSAKLRAVEKGTE
- the thrB gene encoding homoserine kinase — its product is MKFKVSVPASTSNLGPGFDALGLALTLYNDFIVEPSDFYSVEIEGEGAEELPKDETNLFLRAYRSTMEYLGLNRPIKVKLVNRIPLGRGLGSSATAIVGGILAAEKISGKELSLPEVIDVAFKFEPHPDNVLPAYTGGFVVAATNGDLSYIKLDWPEELKVIIVVPELFLSTEESRSVLPEKYDRKDVIFNIQRVSLLLGALQKKDFGLLKEAVKDRVHQPYRCDLIPSFWEILSEGYKAGAYAVYLSGAGSCIGALADKNFDEIGKAMCNVFDSLGIESRYLILDVDREGARIEEELDG
- the rimO gene encoding 30S ribosomal protein S12 methylthiotransferase RimO — its product is MKKKVAVISLGCPKNWVDTENIVGLLKSTGDVVFVGDLKEADIIIINTCGFIQPAKEESIDEILTAIEEKKEDPEKRVIVAGCLYQRYKEELKKELPEVDAFLGIDEIERSVEKILNRKFAAAKPYLLREVLTPKHLAYLKISEGCSNACAYCAIPLIRGPLRSRPIEELVEEAKILADKGVKELYVIAQDTTAYLHDRNEREGFVKLLKKLEKVEGIRWIRLMYTYPSHITDSLIDLIADSEKIVKYIDVPLQHINDKVLASMGRKYTRRYAEELIEKLRKRIPGIAIRTTFIVGFPTEGEKEFEELHSFIKDVEFDWAGFFKYSREEGTAAYRLGDLPEELKESRLNLLEETQFWIYEKKHRELVGKGFELIVDGKSEEMPGFVEARSYRNAYEIDGIIYLKGHFRPGEIVKAVVTDLASNVDLIAEPIGDRDKASERRGKRGTPEDRGRVNGERAV